The Blastopirellula marina genome has a window encoding:
- a CDS encoding SMP-30/gluconolactonase/LRE family protein, translating to MQTYEAQCVLDIQATLGEGPSWDATTGKLLWVDIENSLVNRFNPGSGENESWTVEKECSFAIATSKGDMIVGTRDGIVRLNPQTGEVTKVVNPDTNSQTNRFNDGKCDPKGRLFAGTISDTRTPGDANCYRFDSLFNYETVVPGVVNSNGLCWSPDHSLFYYIDTATRKIDAFDYQIETGEISNRQTVVDIPESMGIGKPDGMTIDREGMLWTGMWGGASVCRWNPRTGELIGKVEIPCPNVTSCCFGGENLDELYITTPRKGLSDEQLRQFPQAGGIFRCQPGVSGATTYLFAG from the coding sequence ATGCAGACATACGAAGCTCAGTGCGTTCTCGATATTCAAGCTACGCTGGGGGAAGGGCCCTCTTGGGATGCCACGACAGGAAAATTGCTGTGGGTGGATATCGAAAATAGCCTAGTGAACCGCTTCAATCCAGGCAGTGGTGAGAATGAGTCTTGGACCGTCGAGAAAGAATGCAGCTTTGCGATTGCGACTTCGAAAGGGGATATGATCGTCGGCACGCGCGATGGGATCGTGCGGCTTAACCCCCAGACGGGCGAGGTCACGAAGGTGGTCAACCCAGACACCAATTCGCAGACCAACCGCTTTAATGACGGAAAATGCGACCCCAAGGGAAGGTTGTTCGCCGGCACGATATCCGACACACGCACGCCGGGTGATGCTAATTGTTACCGTTTCGATAGCCTGTTTAACTACGAAACGGTTGTTCCTGGGGTGGTAAACAGCAACGGCCTTTGCTGGTCTCCTGATCATTCGTTGTTCTATTACATCGATACGGCGACGCGGAAGATCGACGCTTTCGACTACCAGATTGAGACCGGCGAGATTTCCAATCGTCAAACCGTAGTCGACATTCCCGAATCGATGGGAATCGGCAAGCCCGATGGCATGACGATCGATCGCGAAGGGATGCTGTGGACCGGAATGTGGGGCGGTGCGTCGGTTTGCCGCTGGAACCCGCGTACCGGCGAGCTTATCGGAAAGGTAGAAATCCCTTGTCCGAACGTCACTTCCTGTTGCTTCGGTGGCGAAAACCTCGACGAACTCTATATCACCACACCTCGCAAAGGGCTTAGCGACGAGCAACTCAGGCAGTTTCCTCAGGCAGGCGGCATCTTCCGCTGCCAGCCTGGCGTGAGCGGTGCGACGACATACCTATTTGCCGGCTAA
- a CDS encoding PA0069 family radical SAM protein, translating to MESARKIVGRGTSDNPTNRFERLSVAQDLEHLDPADTEQFAERKVPTEYFADVTQSLITKNGSPDIPFTYSLNPYRGCAHGCSYCYARPYHEFLGFSSGLDFETKIMVKKDAPQLFRNFLRKRIWKCEVIAMSGVTDCYQPGEREFKVTRGCLEVSLDARQPLGIITKNALILRDIDLLAEMARHHLVCVNVSITSLEQKLTRLMEPRTSSPAARIEAVKELTAAGIPVNVMVAPIVPGLNDTEIPAILEAAAESGAVSAGYTLLRLPHAVKDIFVDWLKEHLPEHAQRVRSRIEACRGGELTDSRWGTRMRGEGVIAATIAKTFSLFQRRYGLEQRIVKLDTSQFRGPGQSGKSQLRMF from the coding sequence ATGGAATCTGCCCGAAAAATTGTGGGACGTGGGACCAGCGATAATCCCACCAATCGATTCGAGCGGCTGAGTGTTGCGCAGGATCTGGAGCATCTCGATCCAGCCGATACCGAGCAGTTCGCCGAACGGAAGGTGCCAACGGAGTACTTCGCGGATGTGACGCAGTCGCTCATTACCAAGAACGGCAGTCCCGACATTCCTTTTACCTACAGCTTGAATCCTTATCGGGGCTGCGCGCACGGATGCAGCTACTGCTATGCCCGGCCCTATCATGAGTTCCTCGGCTTCAGCAGCGGGCTCGATTTCGAGACCAAGATCATGGTCAAGAAAGATGCTCCGCAGTTGTTTCGCAATTTCCTGCGTAAGCGAATCTGGAAATGCGAAGTGATTGCCATGTCAGGCGTAACCGATTGCTACCAACCAGGGGAGCGTGAGTTTAAAGTCACGCGAGGATGCCTGGAAGTGTCCCTCGATGCTCGGCAGCCGCTTGGGATTATCACTAAGAATGCGCTGATCCTAAGGGATATCGATTTACTCGCAGAGATGGCCCGGCACCACTTGGTTTGTGTAAACGTAAGTATCACCTCTCTCGAACAAAAACTGACGCGTCTGATGGAGCCCCGGACGTCGAGCCCCGCGGCCCGGATTGAGGCGGTAAAGGAGCTTACCGCCGCTGGCATTCCTGTGAACGTGATGGTCGCTCCCATCGTGCCGGGGCTGAACGATACTGAAATCCCCGCGATTCTCGAAGCTGCTGCGGAATCTGGAGCCGTCAGTGCCGGCTATACCCTCTTGAGATTGCCGCACGCGGTGAAAGATATTTTCGTGGACTGGCTCAAGGAACATTTGCCAGAACACGCTCAGCGAGTTCGCTCACGCATTGAAGCTTGTCGAGGAGGCGAGTTGACCGATTCTCGTTGGGGGACACGAATGCGGGGAGAAGGAGTGATCGCCGCGACAATCGCTAAAACCTTTTCCCTTTTCCAGCGGCGTTATGGGCTTGAGCAGCGTATAGTTAAGTTAGATACCTCGCAATTTCGTGGTCCTGGCCAGAGTGGAAAATCGCAATTGCGAATGTTCTAA
- a CDS encoding DUF1080 domain-containing protein, translated as MQKSSLMLGLLLFCFTATVQAEEGWIELFNGKDLTGWTQKNGTATYEVKDGTVLGTTKTGSPNSFLCTDEEYGDFELEFDVKVHDKLNSGVQIRSQTKGNTNDGRVNGPQVEIESGPAEAGYVYGEATGRGWLTPEERLKKHPHFKNGEWNHFRVVAKGPRIQTWINGEPIEDLTDEEIYKTHPKGFIGLQVHGIGKDQGPYTVQWKNIKLKKLAD; from the coding sequence ATGCAAAAATCGTCGCTCATGCTCGGTCTGTTGCTATTCTGTTTCACGGCAACCGTTCAGGCTGAAGAAGGTTGGATCGAACTGTTCAACGGCAAAGACCTGACCGGTTGGACCCAGAAGAACGGCACCGCGACCTACGAAGTGAAGGACGGAACGGTCCTAGGCACAACCAAGACCGGCAGCCCCAACTCGTTCCTTTGCACAGATGAAGAATACGGCGACTTTGAACTTGAGTTCGACGTCAAGGTTCACGACAAGCTGAACTCCGGTGTTCAGATCCGTTCGCAAACCAAGGGCAACACCAACGACGGTCGCGTGAACGGCCCCCAGGTTGAAATCGAATCAGGCCCAGCCGAAGCAGGCTACGTCTACGGCGAAGCAACCGGTCGTGGTTGGTTGACGCCAGAGGAACGACTCAAGAAGCATCCGCACTTCAAAAACGGTGAGTGGAACCACTTCCGTGTCGTTGCCAAGGGGCCTCGTATCCAAACCTGGATCAACGGCGAACCAATCGAAGATCTGACCGACGAAGAGATCTACAAGACGCATCCGAAAGGTTTCATCGGTCTGCAGGTTCACGGCATTGGTAAAGACCAAGGTCCTTACACTGTGCAGTGGAAGAACATCAAGCTGAAGAAACTTGCCGACTAG
- a CDS encoding cytochrome c3 family protein, with translation MLGVVLVGAAYGGSVLFVTTSPEILNRGYRPEQPVPFSHKLHAGRLKMDCRYCHNTVEKAGHAAVPPTETCGNCHSGADSSGATKYAAVHATSVALEPVRESLATGESIDWTRVHNLPDFVYFNHSAHVTQGVSCVECHGRVDKMDVVQVVEPISMSWCLECHRDPDSHIRPADEVTNLAWGTEAGGNAMSDEEKRLLGKQLREELNINPSTNCSTCHR, from the coding sequence ATGCTTGGCGTTGTCCTCGTTGGGGCCGCCTATGGTGGATCCGTGCTTTTTGTCACCACGTCACCCGAGATTCTTAATCGGGGCTATCGACCAGAGCAGCCAGTTCCATTCAGCCATAAGCTGCATGCTGGGCGTTTGAAAATGGACTGCCGCTACTGCCACAACACGGTCGAAAAGGCCGGTCACGCGGCAGTTCCTCCAACCGAAACCTGCGGCAACTGCCACAGCGGTGCGGATTCGAGCGGTGCCACGAAATACGCCGCTGTTCACGCGACCAGCGTGGCTTTAGAGCCGGTTCGCGAGAGCCTGGCAACTGGCGAGTCGATCGATTGGACGCGTGTGCACAATCTGCCTGACTTCGTTTACTTCAATCACAGCGCTCACGTAACCCAAGGGGTTTCGTGTGTTGAGTGCCACGGTCGTGTCGACAAGATGGACGTCGTCCAGGTTGTGGAGCCGATCTCCATGTCGTGGTGCTTGGAGTGCCATCGCGATCCTGATTCGCACATTCGCCCAGCCGACGAAGTCACGAATCTTGCTTGGGGTACCGAGGCTGGCGGCAACGCCATGTCTGACGAAGAGAAGCGTCTGCTCGGCAAGCAACTGCGTGAAGAGTTGAACATTAACCCATCGACTAACTGCTCGACATGTCATCGATAA
- a CDS encoding ATP-binding protein yields the protein MPQTSHFDNGLPLLEGRKARLTINTAWLIKLRWVAAFGQWITIATAMFVLGIEIRWQPLATIIFLTASSNLLLTYLFESLRSRDLKSLAAWETLLFAVMLMDLGFLTAMLYFTGGITNPFAVFYLVNLALAAIVLTPKNTGILALVTVGCIGLLLLASYPLPLLGSWKIEHLATSTIPVHDLLAGTAVALVTCAMVVVYFTTRLNVELQRKEANLRLNEMKQARSEKLEALGTLAAGAAHELSTPLATIAVVAKEVQRELTQVDVSAEIKEDISLIRSELDRCRAILDQMSTDAGQATGEPIVRFTAGKLLEEVTERMDIQHRSRINIDHNIPEVEISAPLHLLSQAIRGLVKNALDATPAQQSIQLNLGSTSDSLIVSIRDRGMGMPPHILARIGEPFFTTKEPGSGTGLGVFLAKNVVEKLNGDVTIDSVPDQGTTVIVRIPRITTTNNEKTPPISRRD from the coding sequence ATGCCGCAAACTTCCCATTTTGATAACGGGCTGCCCCTCCTGGAAGGGCGCAAGGCGCGACTAACGATTAACACGGCGTGGTTAATCAAGCTGCGTTGGGTGGCGGCTTTCGGTCAATGGATCACGATCGCGACGGCCATGTTCGTGCTGGGCATCGAGATTCGCTGGCAGCCCCTGGCCACGATTATTTTTCTAACCGCGAGTAGCAACCTGCTGCTCACGTATCTTTTCGAGTCTCTCCGATCTCGTGACCTGAAAAGCCTGGCAGCCTGGGAAACGCTGTTATTCGCCGTCATGTTGATGGATCTAGGCTTTCTGACGGCAATGCTTTATTTCACGGGAGGCATCACCAACCCATTCGCTGTGTTTTATCTGGTGAACCTGGCCTTGGCCGCGATCGTGCTTACCCCAAAAAACACGGGCATCCTGGCCTTGGTTACCGTGGGATGTATCGGCCTACTGCTTTTGGCCAGCTATCCGCTCCCACTGCTGGGCAGTTGGAAAATTGAACATCTGGCCACAAGCACCATCCCAGTCCACGACTTATTAGCAGGAACAGCGGTGGCCTTGGTCACTTGTGCCATGGTCGTTGTGTACTTCACGACGCGATTAAACGTCGAACTACAGCGAAAAGAAGCGAACCTGCGGCTGAACGAAATGAAGCAGGCCCGAAGCGAGAAGTTGGAGGCCCTGGGAACTTTAGCGGCAGGTGCTGCCCATGAATTGTCGACCCCACTGGCCACGATTGCCGTGGTGGCCAAGGAAGTGCAGCGAGAACTAACCCAGGTTGATGTTTCCGCCGAGATCAAGGAGGACATCTCGCTCATACGCAGCGAACTCGATCGATGTCGAGCAATCCTGGATCAGATGTCAACCGATGCCGGCCAGGCAACCGGAGAACCGATCGTTCGATTTACAGCAGGCAAACTCCTGGAAGAAGTTACCGAAAGGATGGATATCCAGCATAGAAGCCGCATCAATATCGACCACAACATACCTGAGGTGGAAATCAGCGCCCCACTTCACCTCCTTTCGCAGGCCATTCGCGGGCTGGTGAAAAATGCCCTCGATGCGACGCCTGCCCAACAGTCGATTCAGCTAAACCTGGGCTCAACCAGTGACAGTCTGATTGTTTCGATCCGAGATCGAGGCATGGGAATGCCGCCTCACATTCTGGCACGTATCGGAGAACCATTTTTCACGACAAAAGAACCAGGCTCTGGTACCGGGCTAGGTGTATTCCTAGCGAAAAACGTTGTGGAAAAGCTGAACGGGGATGTCACCATCGATTCGGTACCAGACCAGGGCACGACGGTGATCGTACGGATCCCCCGCATCACGACGACAAATAATGAAAAAACCCCGCCGATCTCCCGCCGTGACTAA
- a CDS encoding PQQ-binding-like beta-propeller repeat protein, translating into MRLPIYLSLCLALLSWNTLSADNNWPEFRGSDGNGANFSANVPTDLSDPKNIAWQAEPHGRGWSSPVVWGDQLWITTATEDGKKQSALCYDRNTGEKLFDLLLFENDEVDEAHLTNSYASCTPAIEEGRIYVHFGRYGTTCLDTKTGKKLWERRDLPCDHHRGPASSPIIDDKNMYVAFDGFDVQYVVALDKKTGKTVWKTDRNIKYNTDNGDWMKAYGTGLLIDHNGRRQLIYPSAFETQSFDPETGDILWSVQHGGMNAAIRPIYRHGLVYIFPGHGKNLLVAVDPSGSGDVTATHVKWTAGKGVPLRPGPVFIEDKIYMLDDDGVVSCRDAQTGDVDWLKRIGGNYRAALTCAGENLYAFTDDGHVTVFKASPEEYVEISQADFPSGFQASAVPLDDSLYVRSVNGLYCFRNPMP; encoded by the coding sequence ATGCGTCTGCCGATTTACCTTTCTTTATGCCTAGCACTGCTTTCGTGGAACACCTTGTCGGCTGACAACAATTGGCCTGAATTTCGTGGCTCGGATGGGAATGGAGCCAACTTTTCGGCCAACGTTCCGACCGACCTGAGCGACCCGAAAAACATTGCCTGGCAGGCCGAACCACACGGCAGAGGCTGGTCTTCTCCGGTCGTTTGGGGAGATCAACTCTGGATCACGACCGCCACCGAAGATGGTAAGAAGCAATCCGCACTCTGCTACGACCGCAACACCGGCGAGAAACTGTTCGACCTTCTGTTGTTCGAGAACGACGAAGTCGATGAAGCGCACCTGACCAACAGCTACGCCTCTTGCACACCGGCCATCGAAGAGGGACGCATCTACGTTCACTTCGGCCGCTATGGTACGACTTGTCTCGACACCAAGACCGGCAAGAAATTGTGGGAGCGACGCGACCTTCCCTGCGATCATCATCGCGGACCTGCTTCGTCCCCTATTATTGACGATAAGAACATGTACGTAGCGTTCGATGGCTTCGATGTGCAGTACGTAGTTGCCCTGGATAAGAAGACCGGCAAGACCGTTTGGAAGACCGATCGCAACATCAAGTACAACACCGACAACGGCGACTGGATGAAAGCGTACGGAACGGGTCTACTGATCGACCATAATGGACGTCGACAGTTGATTTATCCCAGTGCGTTCGAGACGCAGTCGTTCGATCCCGAAACCGGCGATATCCTGTGGAGCGTGCAACACGGCGGCATGAATGCGGCCATCCGTCCGATCTATCGCCACGGGCTGGTCTACATCTTCCCTGGTCATGGTAAGAACCTGTTGGTGGCAGTCGACCCATCCGGCAGCGGCGACGTTACCGCGACCCACGTGAAATGGACTGCCGGCAAAGGGGTACCACTGCGTCCCGGTCCGGTCTTCATTGAAGACAAGATCTACATGCTGGATGACGACGGAGTCGTCTCTTGCCGCGATGCCCAGACCGGAGACGTTGATTGGCTTAAACGTATCGGCGGCAATTATCGTGCTGCGCTCACGTGCGCTGGAGAAAATCTGTACGCGTTTACCGATGATGGACACGTGACCGTTTTCAAAGCATCGCCGGAAGAGTACGTCGAGATCAGCCAGGCCGACTTCCCATCCGGGTTTCAGGCATCAGCCGTTCCCCTGGACGACTCACTCTACGTTAGAAGCGTGAATGGACTGTACTGCTTTCGAAATCCCATGCCATAG
- a CDS encoding 3-deoxy-7-phosphoheptulonate synthase, whose amino-acid sequence MHQTDNINVHRIEKLAPPSEIKREFPISEAAQDFVFESRQHIQKILAGDEDRLIAVVGPCSIHNVDMAIEYGKRLKKLSDQVSETMLMVMRVYFEKPRTTVGWKGLINDPHLNDTFDMVEGYRLARKLLLTLAEMGLPSASEALEPITPQYIADLISLASIGARTTESPTHRQMASGLSMPIGFKNGTDGDLQIALDAMTSSNAPHSFLGIDTEGATCVVHSKGNPWGHLILRGGRSGPNYSRESVAEAIAALEKANLPARLLVDCSHGNSLKDHTRQAGVFRDVLDQRMAGSRAIAGVMLESNLLPGNQKLTDDPSTLAYGVSITDACIGWDETEELLLEAHERLKSLVSA is encoded by the coding sequence ATGCACCAGACCGACAACATCAACGTTCACCGAATTGAAAAGCTGGCTCCACCATCTGAGATCAAGCGTGAGTTCCCGATCTCGGAGGCAGCCCAGGACTTTGTCTTCGAATCGCGTCAGCATATCCAGAAGATCTTGGCAGGGGACGAGGATCGCCTGATTGCCGTGGTTGGCCCATGCTCGATTCACAATGTCGACATGGCGATCGAATACGGTAAACGTCTGAAGAAGCTCTCTGACCAGGTTTCTGAAACGATGCTGATGGTCATGCGGGTATACTTCGAGAAGCCACGCACAACGGTGGGCTGGAAGGGGCTGATCAACGATCCGCACCTGAACGACACCTTCGACATGGTCGAAGGTTACCGACTGGCTCGCAAGCTTCTACTGACTCTGGCCGAGATGGGCCTGCCGTCTGCCAGCGAAGCCTTAGAGCCGATCACACCACAGTACATCGCCGACCTGATCTCGTTGGCCTCGATTGGTGCTCGCACGACCGAATCACCCACGCATCGTCAGATGGCCAGTGGGTTGTCGATGCCGATTGGTTTCAAGAATGGAACCGATGGCGACCTGCAAATTGCCCTCGATGCGATGACGTCTTCCAACGCACCGCACAGTTTCCTGGGCATCGATACCGAAGGGGCGACCTGCGTGGTTCACTCGAAGGGGAATCCTTGGGGGCACCTGATTCTGCGTGGTGGACGTTCCGGTCCGAATTACTCGCGTGAGTCGGTGGCCGAAGCGATTGCTGCTCTGGAAAAGGCGAACTTGCCGGCACGGCTATTGGTCGATTGCAGTCATGGAAATTCGCTCAAAGATCATACCCGTCAGGCAGGTGTCTTCCGCGACGTACTCGATCAGCGGATGGCTGGTAGCCGGGCAATTGCCGGTGTGATGCTGGAAAGCAATCTTTTGCCAGGCAATCAAAAGCTGACTGATGATCCCAGCACGCTTGCGTATGGCGTCTCGATCACCGATGCGTGCATTGGTTGGGACGAGACCGAAGAATTGCTACTGGAAGCTCACGAACGTCTCAAGTCGCTGGTCTCTGCCTAA
- a CDS encoding Trx7/PDZ domain-containing (seleno)protein → MSRSACALVIGLICGLPLVAEEGKLTREEKVLGDRQKVLSDGYWIYNGFEEGIKQAKETGKPMLVVLRCIPCEECVKLDEEIMEKDPVLRPLLDQYVRVRIVGTNGLDLNLFQYDYDQSFAVFLMNADKTIYGRFGTRSHRTDWTSDVSIEGLTKALDAGLKLHANYPRNKAYFAGKHGDTPLFASPEKFPSLKDKYTDSLNYEGDVVKSCIHCHQIGDAQKTFFRDRGKAIPDEYLFPYPHPKAIGMIIDPSEMNTLKEITSGSIAEKAGLQAGDRVFALNGQVILSIADIQWVLHHAKDQDVIQADIVRDDQHVLKQIELPQGWRQQDDLSWRVGAWPMRGMILGGMKLEEATPEQRERAGITDPNKMALHIRSVGRYGKHALAKNTGFREGDILVRFDGKSDLIRETDLLAYGAQNCMPGKKVKIDFIRGNKPMSLTLGMQN, encoded by the coding sequence ATGTCACGTTCCGCTTGCGCGCTCGTAATCGGCCTTATCTGCGGCTTGCCACTCGTAGCGGAAGAAGGAAAGCTGACCCGCGAAGAAAAAGTCTTGGGGGACCGCCAGAAGGTCCTCTCGGATGGCTACTGGATTTACAACGGGTTTGAAGAAGGGATCAAACAAGCCAAAGAGACCGGCAAACCGATGCTGGTTGTTTTACGCTGCATTCCCTGCGAAGAGTGCGTCAAACTCGACGAAGAAATCATGGAGAAAGACCCCGTGCTGCGGCCGCTGTTGGATCAATATGTTCGCGTACGGATCGTAGGCACCAACGGACTCGACCTGAATCTCTTTCAGTACGACTACGATCAATCGTTTGCCGTCTTTCTGATGAACGCCGACAAGACAATCTATGGCCGCTTTGGTACTCGCTCGCACCGCACCGATTGGACAAGCGACGTCTCGATTGAAGGCCTCACCAAGGCGCTCGACGCAGGACTTAAGCTACACGCCAACTATCCTCGAAACAAGGCTTACTTCGCCGGCAAACATGGAGACACGCCTCTGTTTGCCTCGCCTGAGAAGTTCCCTTCGCTCAAGGACAAATACACCGATTCGCTGAATTACGAAGGGGACGTCGTCAAAAGTTGCATCCATTGCCACCAGATTGGGGACGCCCAAAAGACCTTCTTTCGCGACCGAGGGAAAGCAATTCCCGATGAGTATCTCTTCCCCTACCCGCACCCCAAAGCAATCGGGATGATCATCGATCCAAGCGAGATGAATACCCTTAAAGAAATCACCTCGGGTTCGATCGCCGAAAAAGCTGGGCTTCAGGCAGGCGATCGCGTTTTTGCGTTGAACGGACAAGTCATTCTATCGATCGCGGACATCCAGTGGGTGCTTCATCATGCGAAGGACCAGGACGTAATCCAGGCCGATATTGTGCGTGACGATCAGCACGTCCTGAAACAAATCGAGCTCCCCCAAGGCTGGAGGCAACAAGACGATCTTTCATGGCGCGTTGGTGCATGGCCCATGCGGGGAATGATCCTGGGAGGCATGAAGTTGGAAGAAGCGACCCCTGAACAACGTGAGCGTGCGGGGATCACCGATCCCAACAAGATGGCCTTGCATATTCGTTCGGTCGGCCGCTATGGCAAGCATGCATTGGCCAAAAACACAGGCTTCCGAGAGGGTGACATCCTGGTCCGTTTCGATGGCAAGTCTGACCTCATCCGCGAAACGGATTTGTTAGCTTACGGTGCACAAAACTGCATGCCTGGCAAGAAGGTGAAGATCGATTTCATCCGTGGCAACAAGCCCATGTCGCTTACGCTTGGAATGCAAAACTAA
- a CDS encoding Rieske (2Fe-2S) protein, with the protein MSQFVQIAVMADLPDLGGRLVVVDEQWIGLFKTDQGVFAIDAMCPHAGANLAKGNVCDGVVSCPVHLWRFRLSDGKYLDADADRFNVKTYAVHIEGEQLLVELPVVPNSVRLI; encoded by the coding sequence GTGTCTCAGTTTGTACAAATCGCTGTGATGGCCGATCTTCCTGATCTAGGAGGAAGATTGGTTGTCGTGGACGAACAGTGGATCGGTCTATTCAAGACCGATCAGGGTGTCTTCGCAATCGATGCGATGTGTCCTCACGCGGGGGCCAATCTTGCGAAAGGGAACGTATGCGACGGCGTCGTATCGTGCCCAGTGCATCTATGGCGATTTCGACTTTCCGATGGGAAGTACCTCGATGCAGATGCCGATCGCTTCAATGTGAAGACATATGCTGTGCACATCGAAGGGGAGCAACTCTTGGTTGAACTCCCCGTAGTACCCAATTCGGTGCGGCTGATTTAG
- a CDS encoding response regulator transcription factor, whose product MTRPTILLVDDDDILRNRLTRAFSSRGFDVYSAKTKEDAVTQAQEAQPDRAVLDLKMPETSGIEVLKDLLKVSPLTQAVILTGYGSITNAVEAVRLGAVNYLTKPADVDEILAAFDNQEAVAPESQGQSYNPQSLAEAEWEHIHRVLNDCGGNLSEAARLLDIPRRTLQRKLKKLAP is encoded by the coding sequence ATGACGCGACCTACAATCCTCCTCGTCGATGACGACGATATCTTGCGAAACAGACTAACCCGAGCGTTTTCGTCGCGCGGTTTTGATGTCTATTCCGCCAAGACCAAAGAGGACGCCGTTACGCAAGCCCAAGAGGCGCAACCGGATCGCGCAGTTCTGGACTTGAAAATGCCGGAGACTTCGGGGATTGAAGTTCTCAAAGATCTTCTTAAAGTATCCCCTTTAACGCAGGCCGTTATCCTGACTGGCTATGGCAGTATTACGAATGCTGTTGAAGCTGTACGTCTGGGTGCGGTCAATTACCTGACGAAGCCTGCGGATGTGGATGAAATATTGGCCGCTTTCGATAACCAGGAAGCAGTAGCACCTGAATCGCAGGGCCAATCCTACAACCCACAATCGCTGGCTGAAGCCGAATGGGAGCATATCCATCGGGTCCTTAACGACTGCGGTGGCAACCTTTCAGAGGCAGCCAGACTGTTGGATATTCCACGGAGAACGCTTCAGCGAAAGCTTAAGAAGCTGGCTCCTTAA
- a CDS encoding 3'(2'),5'-bisphosphate nucleotidase — protein sequence MADSQYTQELRVAVQAVVEASKICRHIQSTEDFVELSKNDRSPVTVADFGSQAVVCKAISEAFPDDPMIAEEDSAALRLPDQVSVLNRVVKEVAKVVPDATQEQVLSWIDQGISRDPAPRTWTLDPIDGTKGFLRNEQYAIALALLIDGQVKVAALACPNLGTIESDEIGYLFTAIRGEGAYVSPLSDPTDRTRISTSGCIIGRDARFCESVESGHSDHSWSSEIATELGITRDSVRLDSQAKYAVVARGEAEIYLRLPTQAGYVEKIWDHAAGSLVIEEAGGTVTDIHGHPLDFSRGALLSENQGIIATNGALHAAVEAAMKKASAG from the coding sequence ATGGCCGATAGCCAATACACCCAGGAACTTCGCGTCGCCGTTCAGGCTGTCGTCGAAGCCAGCAAGATCTGCCGCCACATTCAGTCGACGGAAGATTTTGTTGAACTGTCTAAAAACGACCGCAGCCCGGTTACCGTCGCTGACTTTGGCAGCCAGGCCGTTGTGTGCAAGGCAATCTCCGAGGCTTTCCCTGACGATCCCATGATCGCGGAAGAAGACTCGGCGGCCCTTCGACTGCCTGACCAGGTCTCGGTGCTCAATCGCGTGGTGAAAGAAGTCGCCAAGGTAGTTCCCGATGCAACACAGGAGCAAGTTCTCAGTTGGATCGACCAAGGAATCTCGCGGGATCCAGCTCCTCGTACGTGGACGTTAGATCCGATCGACGGCACCAAAGGCTTCCTGCGAAACGAACAATACGCAATTGCCCTGGCACTGTTGATTGACGGCCAGGTGAAAGTCGCGGCCCTGGCCTGCCCGAACCTCGGTACGATTGAAAGCGACGAAATCGGTTACCTCTTTACCGCCATCCGAGGCGAAGGCGCTTACGTTTCGCCTCTCTCGGATCCTACGGACCGTACTCGCATTTCCACCTCGGGATGCATCATCGGCCGCGATGCTCGGTTCTGCGAATCGGTCGAATCGGGACATAGCGATCACAGCTGGTCGTCGGAAATCGCCACGGAACTCGGCATCACTCGGGATTCGGTTCGACTCGATAGCCAGGCCAAATATGCGGTTGTCGCACGGGGCGAGGCAGAGATCTACCTGCGTCTTCCCACGCAGGCTGGCTACGTCGAAAAGATCTGGGACCACGCCGCAGGATCGCTCGTTATCGAAGAGGCAGGCGGAACGGTCACGGACATCCACGGACATCCCCTCGACTTCTCGCGCGGCGCACTGCTCTCTGAAAATCAGGGCATCATTGCGACCAATGGCGCACTGCACGCAGCCGTGGAAGCGGCTATGAAAAAGGCAAGCGCCGGCTAA